The following proteins are encoded in a genomic region of Streptomyces collinus Tu 365:
- a CDS encoding class I SAM-dependent methyltransferase, with protein MTTTQPPSHAARARSFDDAAAQYAANRPSYPPALLDAVEELAGRPLAGARVVDVGAGTGIATALLHARGADVLAVEPGAGMAAEFRRSLPDVPVVRGSGDALPVADGHADLVTYAQAWHWTDTARSVPEALRVLRPGGALALWWNTDALDIEWIAEAADRSGRFFGVDIAAEKRKAGDRPERADPSGRLSFARREVRWSRRVPVDTHLANIGSHSAFLVTAEERSRAFLEEERSHLLKVFPDGVVEETYDVLLLVATKT; from the coding sequence ATGACCACGACGCAGCCTCCCTCCCACGCCGCCCGAGCCCGTTCCTTCGACGACGCCGCGGCGCAGTACGCGGCGAACCGGCCCTCCTACCCGCCCGCCCTCCTCGACGCCGTCGAGGAACTGGCCGGACGGCCGCTGGCCGGGGCCCGGGTCGTGGACGTCGGTGCCGGCACCGGGATCGCGACCGCGCTGCTCCACGCCCGGGGCGCCGACGTCCTCGCGGTCGAGCCCGGCGCGGGCATGGCCGCCGAGTTCCGCCGCTCGCTGCCGGACGTCCCGGTCGTGCGGGGCAGCGGCGACGCGCTCCCCGTCGCCGACGGCCACGCCGACCTCGTCACCTACGCGCAGGCCTGGCACTGGACCGACACCGCCCGCTCGGTCCCGGAAGCGCTGCGCGTGCTGCGGCCCGGGGGCGCGCTGGCCCTGTGGTGGAACACCGACGCCCTCGACATCGAGTGGATCGCCGAGGCCGCCGACCGCAGCGGAAGGTTCTTCGGCGTGGACATCGCCGCCGAGAAGCGCAAGGCCGGGGACCGCCCCGAGCGCGCCGACCCGAGCGGCCGGCTCAGCTTCGCCCGCCGCGAGGTCCGCTGGAGCCGCCGCGTCCCGGTCGACACCCACCTCGCCAACATCGGCAGCCACTCGGCCTTCCTGGTCACGGCCGAGGAGCGCAGCCGCGCGTTCCTGGAGGAGGAGCGGAGCCATCTGCTGAAGGTGTTCCCCGACGGCGTCGTCGAGGAGACGTACGACGTGCTGCTGCTCGTCGCGACCAAGACCTGA
- a CDS encoding helix-turn-helix domain-containing protein encodes MAAAGERPLNEVQFLTVAEVASVMRVSKMTVYRLVHSGHLPAIRVGRSFRVPEQAVHEYLRESYVGVETA; translated from the coding sequence ATGGCTGCTGCAGGCGAAAGGCCTCTGAACGAGGTTCAGTTCCTTACCGTGGCGGAGGTCGCCTCGGTGATGCGAGTGTCGAAGATGACCGTGTACCGGCTGGTGCACAGCGGTCATCTGCCCGCGATCCGGGTGGGGCGGTCGTTCCGCGTCCCGGAGCAAGCGGTACACGAGTACCTCCGCGAGAGTTACGTGGGGGTGGAGACGGCCTGA
- the proC gene encoding pyrroline-5-carboxylate reductase: MSQKVAVLGTGKIGEALLSGMIRGGWKPADLLVTARRPERAEELRTRHGVTPVGNAEAAKTADTLILTVKPQDMGALLDELAPHVPAGRLVISGAAGIPTSFFEERLAAGTPVVRVMTNTPALVDEAMSVISAGSHATDDHVATAEEIFGAVGKTLRVPESQQDACTALSGSGPAYFFYLVEAMTDAGILLGLPRDKAHDLIVQSAIGAAVMLRDSGEHPVKLRENVTSPAGTTINAIRELENHGVRAALIAALEAARDRSRELASGKKD, encoded by the coding sequence ATGAGCCAGAAAGTCGCAGTCCTCGGCACCGGCAAGATCGGCGAAGCCCTGCTCAGCGGAATGATCCGCGGTGGCTGGAAGCCGGCCGACCTCCTGGTCACCGCCCGCCGTCCCGAACGCGCCGAGGAACTCCGCACCCGCCACGGAGTCACCCCGGTCGGCAACGCCGAGGCGGCCAAGACCGCCGACACCCTGATCCTCACGGTCAAGCCGCAGGACATGGGCGCCCTCCTGGACGAACTCGCCCCGCACGTCCCCGCCGGCCGGCTGGTGATCAGCGGAGCCGCCGGTATCCCCACCTCCTTCTTCGAGGAGCGCCTCGCCGCGGGCACCCCGGTCGTGCGCGTCATGACGAACACCCCCGCCCTCGTCGACGAGGCCATGTCCGTCATCTCCGCCGGAAGCCACGCCACCGACGACCACGTCGCCACCGCCGAGGAGATCTTCGGCGCCGTCGGCAAGACCCTCCGGGTCCCCGAGAGCCAGCAGGACGCCTGCACCGCCCTGTCAGGCTCCGGGCCGGCCTACTTCTTCTACCTGGTCGAAGCCATGACCGACGCCGGCATCCTGCTCGGCCTGCCCCGTGACAAGGCGCACGACCTCATCGTCCAGTCCGCCATCGGCGCCGCCGTGATGCTCCGGGACAGCGGCGAGCACCCCGTCAAGCTCCGGGAGAACGTCACCTCCCCGGCGGGCACGACGATCAACGCCATCCGCGAGCTGGAGAACCACGGGGTCCGCGCCGCACTCATCGCCGCTCTCGAAGCCGCCCGCGACCGCAGCCGCGAACTCGCCTCCGGCAAGAAGGACTGA
- a CDS encoding MFS transporter — translation MTDVLRRGRASLAFSFFAQGAAFALLVTRIPAIQDRYGISDGLLPVFLAAVPILAGVGSVTTEQLVKRVRPSRLLRWSQPVVLLALLGVGAGGSGVMAELGLALAAFGLAVGALDASMNMLGVSLQRTYGRSIMLSFHAAYSLGGIVGASLAWAGAHWQLALWVSYLPVVAVLLPATLVGSRWYVDGDAGAVEEGAGAGAGGGAVVFRLLLPLCLVMTFAYIGDSTVSNWSAKYLKDVLGGSEQLATVPYNVYMVTTLVGRAIGDFGVRRFGAATVVRMGALVAAAGFAVVSAAPDAWVGMLGFTLLGLGLCVLVPQTFAAAGRLFPGASDAAIARLNIFNYVGFLVGSPLVGALGDTWSYRGAMLVPMGLVLVTLAYARSFAAQPDRYGGGHERPRTADVGRGSNGL, via the coding sequence ATGACAGATGTGCTGCGGCGCGGCAGGGCCTCGCTGGCGTTCAGCTTCTTCGCCCAGGGCGCCGCCTTCGCGCTGCTGGTGACGCGCATCCCGGCGATCCAGGACCGGTACGGCATCTCCGACGGGCTGCTGCCTGTCTTCCTGGCCGCGGTGCCGATCCTCGCCGGCGTCGGCAGCGTGACGACCGAGCAGCTGGTGAAGCGGGTCCGGCCCAGCCGGCTGCTGCGCTGGTCCCAGCCGGTGGTGCTGCTGGCGCTGCTCGGGGTCGGGGCCGGCGGCAGCGGGGTGATGGCGGAGCTGGGTCTCGCCCTGGCCGCGTTCGGGCTCGCCGTCGGCGCCCTGGACGCCTCGATGAACATGCTGGGGGTCAGCCTCCAGCGGACGTACGGGCGCAGCATCATGCTGAGCTTCCACGCCGCCTACAGCCTGGGCGGCATCGTGGGCGCCTCGCTGGCCTGGGCCGGGGCGCACTGGCAGCTCGCGCTGTGGGTGTCGTACCTGCCGGTGGTGGCCGTGCTGCTGCCGGCGACGCTGGTGGGGAGCCGGTGGTACGTCGACGGGGACGCGGGGGCCGTCGAGGAGGGGGCCGGCGCGGGCGCGGGCGGTGGCGCCGTCGTCTTCAGGCTGCTGCTGCCGCTGTGTCTGGTGATGACCTTCGCCTACATCGGGGACTCGACGGTGTCCAACTGGAGCGCCAAGTACCTGAAGGACGTGCTGGGCGGTTCCGAGCAGCTCGCGACGGTGCCGTACAACGTGTACATGGTCACCACGCTGGTGGGCCGGGCCATCGGGGACTTCGGGGTGCGGCGGTTCGGGGCGGCGACGGTCGTACGGATGGGGGCGCTGGTGGCGGCTGCGGGCTTCGCGGTGGTGTCCGCGGCGCCGGACGCCTGGGTCGGCATGCTCGGGTTCACCCTGCTGGGCCTGGGGCTGTGCGTCCTGGTGCCGCAGACCTTCGCGGCGGCGGGCCGGCTGTTCCCGGGGGCCTCGGACGCGGCGATAGCCCGGCTCAACATCTTCAACTACGTGGGCTTCCTCGTCGGTTCGCCGCTGGTGGGTGCGCTCGGGGACACCTGGAGCTACCGGGGCGCCATGCTGGTGCCGATGGGGTTGGTGCTGGTGACGTTGGCGTACGCCAGATCGTTCGCGGCTCAACCGGACCGATACGGTGGCGGGCATGAGCGGCCGCGCACAGCTGATGTGGGACGAGGCAGTAACGGGCTATGA
- a CDS encoding 30S ribosomal protein bS22 has protein sequence MGSVIKKRRKRMAKKKHRKLLKRTRVQRRNKK, from the coding sequence GTGGGCTCTGTTATCAAGAAGCGGCGCAAGCGGATGGCCAAGAAGAAGCACCGCAAGCTGCTCAAGCGCACGCGCGTTCAGCGCCGCAACAAGAAGTAA
- a CDS encoding ABC transporter permease, whose translation MSTTAPTTQAAPTQAAPARALNAGRTTATAARVLRQLRHDPRTIALLLLIPCLMLVLLRYVFDASPRTFDNIGASLLGVFPLITMFLVTSIATLRERTSGTLERLLAMPLGKADLIAGYALAFGALAIVQSALATGLSVWLLGLDVTGSPWLLLLVALLDALLGTALGLFVSAFAASEFQAVQFMPAVIFPQLLLCGLFTPRSDMHPVLEAVSDVLPMSYAVDGMNEVLHHTDMTATFVRDILIVAGCALLVLGLGAATLRRRTA comes from the coding sequence ATGAGCACGACCGCCCCCACCACCCAGGCAGCCCCCACCCAGGCGGCCCCCGCCCGCGCCCTGAACGCAGGCCGCACCACCGCCACGGCCGCACGCGTCCTGCGTCAGCTCCGCCACGACCCGCGCACCATCGCGCTGCTGCTCCTCATCCCCTGCCTGATGCTGGTCCTGCTGCGCTACGTCTTCGACGCCAGCCCGCGCACCTTCGACAACATCGGCGCTTCGCTGCTCGGCGTCTTCCCGCTGATCACGATGTTCCTGGTGACCTCCATCGCCACCCTGCGCGAACGCACCTCGGGCACCCTCGAACGGCTGCTCGCCATGCCGCTGGGCAAGGCCGACCTCATCGCCGGCTACGCCCTCGCCTTCGGTGCCCTCGCCATCGTCCAGTCGGCCCTCGCCACCGGGCTCTCGGTCTGGCTCCTCGGCCTGGACGTCACCGGCTCGCCCTGGCTGCTCCTGCTCGTGGCGCTGCTCGACGCCCTGCTCGGCACGGCCCTCGGACTCTTCGTCTCGGCCTTCGCGGCCTCGGAATTCCAGGCGGTCCAGTTCATGCCCGCGGTGATCTTCCCCCAGCTCCTCCTGTGCGGCCTGTTCACTCCCCGCTCCGACATGCACCCCGTCCTGGAGGCCGTCTCCGACGTGCTGCCGATGTCGTACGCCGTCGACGGCATGAACGAGGTCCTCCACCACACGGACATGACGGCGACCTTCGTCCGCGACATCCTGATCGTCGCCGGCTGCGCCCTGCTCGTCCTGGGCCTCGGGGCGGCGACCCTGCGGCGGCGCACCGCCTGA
- a CDS encoding VC0807 family protein: MTTNTGSRGQSTLQNFAPLIVDVAVPLASYYLFRDGLGMSTFAALAWSSVVPALRTGWSVLKERRTNALAGLILVVNVVSLLLSFVSGDPRLMLAKDSGVSSTVAIGILVSVVLGRPMMTAGLKPFLVKGDAVREAAWERLMSGGSAASADFRRRERAFSVVWGVVLLAECVVRAVGAYTVPVDTMVWLGGVVLAGAVLIGIVVGGALGAGPMEAMVSHETERSEPASTESASAEVAVAA; the protein is encoded by the coding sequence ATGACGACGAACACGGGTTCCCGGGGCCAGAGCACGCTGCAGAACTTCGCGCCGCTGATCGTGGACGTGGCGGTGCCCCTCGCTTCGTACTACCTGTTCAGGGACGGCCTCGGGATGAGCACCTTCGCGGCGCTCGCCTGGAGCAGCGTGGTGCCGGCGCTGCGGACCGGGTGGAGCGTGCTGAAGGAGCGCAGGACCAACGCGCTGGCCGGGCTCATCCTCGTCGTGAACGTGGTGTCCCTGCTGCTGAGCTTCGTCTCCGGGGACCCGCGGCTGATGCTCGCCAAGGACAGCGGGGTCAGCAGCACCGTCGCGATCGGCATCCTGGTCTCGGTCGTCCTCGGCAGGCCGATGATGACCGCCGGTCTCAAGCCCTTCCTGGTGAAGGGCGACGCGGTCAGGGAGGCCGCCTGGGAGCGGCTGATGTCGGGCGGCTCGGCCGCCTCGGCGGACTTCCGGCGCCGGGAGCGCGCGTTCTCCGTGGTGTGGGGCGTGGTGCTGCTCGCCGAGTGCGTGGTACGGGCCGTGGGGGCGTACACCGTCCCCGTGGACACCATGGTCTGGCTCGGCGGAGTCGTCCTGGCCGGCGCGGTGCTGATCGGGATCGTGGTCGGCGGCGCCCTCGGGGCCGGGCCGATGGAGGCCATGGTCTCCCACGAGACCGAGCGGTCCGAGCCCGCGAGCACCGAGTCCGCGAGCGCCGAGGTCGCCGTCGCCGCGTGA
- a CDS encoding ABC transporter ATP-binding protein codes for MMNYLADPPHATAPHAVHADGLTVVRGARTVLHHLDFTVPRGQITGLLGPSGCGKSTLMRSVVGTQAKVTGTLDVLGRPAGHPTLRSRVGYVTQAPSVYDDLTVRQNLDYFAAILEPHRAPADRRQDTERVLAEVDLTSRADALAGNLSGGQRNRVSLAVALLGSPELLVLDEPTVGLDPVLRRDLWTLFHDLAARGATLLVSSHVMDEAERCHRLLLMRDGRILADGTPDALRTRTGTDTVEAAFLRLVDEAAAADRTKETTR; via the coding sequence ATGATGAATTATCTGGCCGACCCACCCCACGCCACGGCACCCCACGCCGTCCACGCCGACGGCCTCACCGTCGTCCGTGGCGCCCGCACCGTCCTCCACCACCTCGACTTCACCGTCCCGCGCGGCCAGATCACCGGCCTGCTCGGCCCCTCCGGCTGCGGCAAGTCCACCCTCATGCGCTCCGTCGTCGGCACCCAGGCCAAGGTCACCGGCACCCTCGACGTCCTCGGCCGCCCCGCCGGACACCCCACCCTGCGCAGCCGGGTCGGCTACGTCACCCAGGCACCTTCCGTCTACGACGACCTGACCGTCCGTCAGAACCTCGACTACTTCGCGGCGATCCTCGAACCCCACCGCGCGCCCGCCGACCGCCGCCAGGACACCGAACGCGTCCTCGCCGAGGTCGACCTCACCAGCCGCGCCGACGCCCTCGCCGGCAACCTCTCCGGCGGCCAGCGCAACCGCGTCTCCCTCGCCGTCGCCCTCCTCGGCAGCCCCGAACTGCTCGTCCTCGACGAGCCCACCGTCGGCCTCGACCCCGTCCTGCGCCGCGACCTGTGGACCCTCTTCCACGACCTCGCCGCCCGGGGCGCCACCCTCCTCGTCTCCTCCCACGTCATGGACGAGGCCGAGCGCTGCCACCGCCTCCTCCTCATGCGCGACGGCCGGATCCTGGCCGACGGGACGCCCGACGCCCTGCGCACCCGAACCGGAACCGACACCGTCGAGGCCGCCTTCCTCCGCCTCGTGGACGAAGCGGCCGCCGCCGACCGCACCAAGGAGACGACCCGATGA
- a CDS encoding NAD-dependent epimerase/dehydratase family protein: MGKVVLVTGVARQLGGRFVRRIQRDPEVDRVIAVDAVPPAHHLGGADFIQADIRQPTIARVLAETAADTVVHMDITGTALGGGSRATVKETNVIGTMQLLGACQKSPAVRRLVVKSSTNVYGSAPRDPAVFTETTPAKSLPSGGFAKDAVEVEGYVRGFARRRPDVAVCVLRFANILGPAADTPLASYFALPVLPTVFGYDPRLQFVHEDDVIEVLRIASHEPRRGTLNSGTFNIAGDGVLPLSQCARRLGRPTVPLLLPAVTWAGSLVRTLGMTDFSPEQIRLLTHGRVVATDQMRETLGFQPTYTTAQTFADFARGQGPGLLPPEALAGAVDRVAALAARGGGHHPTQSAN, translated from the coding sequence TTGGGGAAGGTCGTGCTCGTCACCGGCGTGGCCCGGCAGCTGGGCGGCCGGTTCGTGCGGCGCATCCAGCGGGACCCCGAGGTGGACCGGGTGATCGCCGTGGACGCGGTGCCGCCCGCGCACCATCTGGGCGGGGCCGACTTCATCCAGGCCGACATCCGGCAGCCCACCATCGCCCGGGTGCTCGCGGAGACGGCCGCCGACACGGTCGTCCACATGGACATCACGGGCACCGCCCTGGGCGGCGGCAGCCGGGCCACGGTCAAGGAGACCAATGTCATCGGCACCATGCAGCTGCTCGGCGCCTGCCAGAAGTCGCCGGCCGTGCGGCGGCTGGTGGTGAAGTCCAGTACCAACGTCTACGGCTCCGCACCGCGGGATCCGGCCGTCTTCACCGAGACCACCCCTGCCAAGTCGCTGCCCAGCGGCGGGTTCGCGAAGGACGCGGTGGAGGTCGAGGGGTACGTGCGCGGCTTCGCCCGGCGGCGGCCCGACGTCGCGGTGTGCGTGCTGCGCTTCGCCAACATCCTGGGTCCCGCCGCGGACACCCCGCTCGCCTCGTACTTCGCGCTGCCCGTCCTGCCGACCGTGTTCGGCTACGACCCGCGGCTGCAGTTCGTGCACGAGGACGACGTCATCGAGGTGCTGCGGATCGCCTCCCACGAGCCGCGCCGGGGCACCCTCAACAGCGGCACGTTCAACATCGCGGGCGACGGCGTGCTGCCGCTCTCGCAGTGCGCCCGGCGCCTGGGCCGCCCCACGGTGCCGCTGCTGCTGCCCGCGGTCACCTGGGCCGGCTCGCTCGTGCGTACGCTGGGCATGACGGACTTCTCGCCGGAGCAGATCCGGCTGCTCACGCACGGCCGGGTGGTGGCCACCGACCAGATGCGCGAGACGCTGGGATTCCAGCCGACGTACACGACGGCGCAGACGTTCGCGGACTTCGCACGCGGCCAGGGACCCGGGCTGCTGCCGCCGGAGGCCCTCGCGGGGGCCGTCGACCGGGTCGCCGCGCTCGCCGCGAGGGGCGGCGGGCACCACCCGACGCAGAGCGCCAACTGA
- a CDS encoding SH3 domain-containing protein, which produces MSVDEAVTGPGAGESLTAETAVRTFAVAPGVRLNVRNGPGTDYSIVRVLPEGSRVPIFCQAPGTAVTGPYGTSKIWDNIDNGEFVSDAYVHTGTDGYVASRCSF; this is translated from the coding sequence ATGTCCGTAGACGAAGCAGTCACCGGTCCCGGGGCGGGGGAGTCGCTCACGGCCGAGACGGCCGTGCGTACCTTCGCGGTGGCCCCGGGGGTCCGCCTCAACGTGCGCAACGGCCCCGGCACCGACTACAGCATCGTCCGTGTCCTGCCCGAGGGCTCCCGCGTCCCGATCTTCTGCCAGGCACCGGGCACGGCGGTGACGGGCCCGTACGGCACGTCGAAGATCTGGGACAACATCGACAACGGCGAGTTCGTCTCGGACGCCTACGTGCACACCGGCACCGACGGCTACGTCGCCTCCCGCTGCTCCTTCTGA
- a CDS encoding acetoin utilization protein AcuC, translating to MSGRAQLMWDEAVTGYDFGPDHPMDPVRLELTRKLVDAFGLDRQVTVVAAKPAGDSTLRLVHRQDYIDAVKAASADPGAADGSYGLGTLDDPAFAGMHEVSALIAGQSVGAAEAVWRGDAEHAVNFAGGLHHAMPGGASGFCVYNDAALAIARLLELGAERVAYVDVDVHHGDGVQAAFWEDPRVLTISLHEHPSTLFPQSGWPQETGAGAGEGAAVNVALPAGTGDAGWLRAFHAVVPELLADFRPQVLVTQHGADTHFEDPLAHLAVSLDAQRAAQVACHELAHEYADGRWVALGGGGYAVVEVVPRSWTHLVGIAAGREVAPETVIPEGWRHEVYARTRQLGPQRMTDGRWPVSFASWEAGYDPADRLDQAVLATRRAAFPLRGLLP from the coding sequence ATGAGCGGCCGCGCACAGCTGATGTGGGACGAGGCAGTAACGGGCTATGACTTCGGCCCGGACCATCCGATGGATCCGGTCCGGCTGGAGCTGACCCGGAAGCTGGTGGACGCCTTCGGGCTCGACCGGCAGGTGACGGTGGTCGCGGCCAAGCCGGCCGGTGATTCGACGCTGCGCCTGGTGCACCGGCAGGACTACATCGACGCCGTGAAGGCCGCCTCTGCCGACCCGGGGGCGGCCGACGGCTCGTACGGGCTCGGGACGCTGGACGATCCCGCGTTCGCCGGGATGCACGAGGTGTCGGCGCTGATCGCCGGGCAGTCGGTGGGGGCGGCGGAGGCGGTGTGGCGGGGTGACGCCGAGCACGCGGTGAACTTCGCGGGCGGCCTGCACCACGCGATGCCCGGCGGCGCGTCCGGGTTCTGCGTCTACAACGACGCCGCCCTGGCCATCGCCCGGCTGCTCGAACTGGGCGCCGAGCGGGTCGCGTACGTGGACGTCGACGTGCACCACGGGGACGGGGTGCAGGCGGCGTTCTGGGAGGACCCGCGGGTGCTGACGATCTCGCTGCACGAGCATCCGAGCACGCTGTTCCCGCAGTCCGGGTGGCCGCAGGAGACCGGGGCCGGGGCGGGCGAGGGCGCGGCCGTGAACGTGGCGCTGCCGGCCGGGACCGGGGACGCCGGGTGGCTGCGGGCGTTCCACGCGGTGGTGCCGGAACTGCTCGCCGACTTCCGGCCGCAGGTGCTGGTGACGCAGCACGGGGCGGACACGCACTTCGAGGACCCGCTCGCGCACCTCGCCGTGTCGCTCGACGCGCAGCGGGCCGCGCAGGTGGCGTGCCACGAGCTGGCGCACGAGTACGCGGACGGCAGGTGGGTCGCGCTCGGCGGCGGCGGGTACGCCGTGGTCGAGGTGGTGCCGCGGTCGTGGACGCATCTGGTGGGGATCGCCGCGGGGCGTGAGGTCGCCCCGGAGACGGTGATTCCCGAGGGGTGGCGGCACGAGGTGTACGCGCGTACCCGGCAGTTGGGGCCGCAGCGGATGACGGACGGGCGGTGGCCGGTGTCGTTCGCGTCGTGGGAGGCGGGGTACGACCCGGCCGACCGTCTGGACCAGGCGGTGCTGGCCACCCGGCGGGCCGCGTTCCCGCTGCGGGGGCTGCTGCCGTGA
- a CDS encoding phosphatase — MLTADALRAHLLAARLAGEVATSRETSLRSYRLFAARDPRALIGIDPERHWGQRELLSLMAARCGVSADPGYTTGPDVIDPERTLAALDAFAQRIGEAARRGAPVLLGTGHPHRLLGFYGGLADALSAVGCEVLTPAQGRSVDILTRFGLRTYALDYVRGVALVREPEVGRPGCEPGAHCHSPLPVRVALAAAADAGGPLPELVIGDHGWVCGAGQLGFEAIGLADTDDPALFVGEAEGVVSVAVPVDDGVRSDHYRPLTRYVVNRACLSQ, encoded by the coding sequence GTGTTGACCGCCGATGCCCTCCGCGCGCATCTGCTCGCCGCCCGGCTCGCCGGGGAGGTGGCCACGTCCCGGGAGACCAGCCTCCGCAGCTACCGGCTGTTCGCCGCCCGGGACCCCCGGGCGCTGATCGGGATCGACCCCGAACGGCACTGGGGGCAGCGGGAGCTGCTGTCGCTGATGGCGGCCAGGTGCGGGGTGTCGGCCGATCCGGGGTACACGACCGGGCCGGACGTGATCGACCCGGAGCGGACGCTGGCCGCGCTGGACGCGTTCGCGCAGCGGATCGGGGAGGCGGCCCGGCGTGGGGCTCCGGTGCTGCTCGGGACCGGGCACCCGCACCGGCTGCTCGGTTTCTACGGTGGCCTGGCGGACGCGTTGTCGGCAGTGGGGTGTGAGGTACTCACACCGGCGCAGGGTCGCTCTGTCGACATATTGACCCGGTTCGGTCTACGCACGTACGCACTGGACTACGTACGAGGTGTTGCCCTGGTGCGGGAACCGGAGGTCGGGCGCCCCGGTTGTGAGCCGGGAGCGCACTGCCATTCACCGCTCCCGGTTCGGGTCGCCCTGGCCGCCGCGGCCGACGCCGGCGGACCCCTGCCCGAACTGGTCATCGGGGACCATGGCTGGGTCTGCGGCGCAGGTCAGCTGGGGTTCGAGGCGATCGGCCTGGCGGACACGGACGATCCCGCGCTGTTCGTGGGGGAGGCCGAGGGCGTCGTCTCCGTGGCCGTTCCGGTTGATGACGGAGTGCGGTCTGATCACTACCGGCCGCTCACCCGTTACGTAGTCAATAGGGCGTGCCTGTCACAGTAG
- a CDS encoding HAD family hydrolase, with protein MRYDLIIFDNDGVLVDSEPISNRHLAAYLTELGHPTSYEDSIRDYMGSAMHRIHDLVLERTGRRLPDDFDDVFHARVFAAFERELKPVPGAGGVLEKLAADGVAFCVASSGSHERIRVGHRATGLDRWFDERRVFSSQDVGRGKPAPDLFLYAAERMGVAPGRCLVVEDSPLGVQAAVAAGMDVYGFTAMTPAEKLAQANQLFSSMGELADLLV; from the coding sequence ATGCGTTACGACCTGATCATCTTCGACAACGACGGAGTGCTCGTGGACAGCGAGCCGATCTCCAACCGGCACCTGGCCGCCTACCTGACCGAGCTGGGGCACCCCACGTCGTACGAGGACTCCATTCGGGACTACATGGGATCGGCGATGCACCGCATCCACGACCTGGTGCTGGAGCGGACGGGCCGGCGGCTGCCGGACGACTTCGACGACGTCTTCCACGCACGGGTGTTCGCCGCCTTCGAGCGGGAGCTGAAGCCGGTGCCCGGCGCCGGCGGGGTGCTGGAGAAGCTGGCCGCCGACGGAGTGGCCTTCTGCGTCGCTTCCTCCGGGAGCCATGAGCGGATCAGGGTCGGGCACCGTGCGACCGGACTCGACCGGTGGTTCGACGAGCGGCGCGTCTTCAGCTCGCAGGACGTGGGGCGGGGCAAGCCGGCGCCGGATCTCTTCCTGTACGCCGCCGAGCGGATGGGCGTCGCCCCCGGGCGGTGCCTGGTCGTGGAGGACTCCCCGCTGGGCGTACAGGCCGCCGTGGCGGCCGGGATGGACGTGTACGGGTTCACCGCCATGACGCCCGCGGAGAAGCTCGCGCAGGCGAACCAACTGTTCTCCAGCATGGGGGAGTTGGCTGACCTGCTCGTGTGA
- the trpS gene encoding tryptophan--tRNA ligase gives MTRVFSGIKPTGHLTLGNYLGAMRRWAEVDQHRSDALFCIVDLHALTVDHDPARVRRLSRQATTLLLASGLEPELCTVFLQSHVDEHTRLSYLLECVATDGEMRRMIQYKEKAARERLRGGSVRLSLLTYPVLMAADILAYGADEVPVGDDQVQHVELTRDLAVRFNQRYGHTFTVPRATRPEVAARVMNLQDPTSKMGKSDDSGPGIVYLLDEPDVVRKKVMRAVTDSGRDVEYDREGRPGVANLLDILAACTGGNPESLAAVYDSYGALKKDTAEAVVEVLRPVQTRHRELCAEPAYVEEVLRIGAEKARASARPTVDSAYRAIGLLPPVAEPALRAAH, from the coding sequence ATGACGCGGGTCTTCAGCGGGATCAAGCCGACCGGACACCTGACCCTGGGGAACTACCTCGGTGCCATGCGGCGCTGGGCCGAGGTGGACCAGCACCGGTCGGACGCGCTGTTCTGCATCGTCGACCTGCACGCGCTCACCGTGGACCACGATCCGGCGCGGGTGCGCCGGCTCAGCCGGCAGGCGACGACGCTGCTGCTGGCGTCGGGGCTGGAGCCCGAGCTGTGCACGGTGTTCCTGCAGAGCCACGTCGACGAGCACACGCGGCTGTCGTACCTGCTGGAGTGCGTGGCGACGGACGGCGAGATGCGCCGCATGATCCAGTACAAGGAGAAGGCCGCGCGTGAGCGCCTGCGCGGCGGGAGCGTGCGCCTGTCCCTGCTGACGTATCCGGTACTGATGGCCGCGGACATCCTGGCCTACGGGGCGGACGAGGTGCCGGTGGGTGACGACCAGGTGCAGCACGTGGAGCTGACCCGGGATCTGGCGGTGCGGTTCAACCAGCGGTACGGGCACACGTTCACGGTGCCGAGAGCCACCCGTCCGGAGGTGGCCGCACGGGTGATGAACCTCCAGGATCCGACCTCGAAGATGGGGAAGTCGGACGACTCGGGGCCGGGGATCGTCTATCTCCTGGACGAGCCGGACGTGGTGCGCAAGAAGGTGATGCGCGCGGTGACCGACAGCGGGCGGGATGTGGAGTACGACCGCGAGGGGCGGCCGGGGGTCGCCAACCTGCTGGACATTCTCGCTGCGTGCACGGGCGGGAACCCTGAGTCACTGGCGGCCGTTTACGACTCGTACGGCGCGTTGAAGAAGGACACCGCGGAGGCGGTCGTGGAGGTCCTCAGGCCCGTGCAGACCAGGCACAGGGAGCTGTGCGCGGAACCCGCGTACGTGGAGGAGGTGTTGCGGATCGGTGCGGAGAAGGCCCGGGCGTCGGCCCGGCCGACCGTCGACAGCGCCTACCGGGCGATCGGGCTGCTGCCTCCCGTGGCGGAGCCCGCGCTGAGAGCGGCTCACTAG